In the genome of Deinococcus psychrotolerans, one region contains:
- a CDS encoding fibronectin type III domain-containing protein: MKNVDLTPPKENPMRTLLTLSLTALLGLGSVLAQPANKLLVLGLGQKSSVLLRLPILPAGLPDAGYVVKRSGTGGTQTFTVKPLNKLEAVGKYKLDPDDYDLAVGALAALNDDKLSADERGFLLLNLLSTVSNPNLARALGLIFEDSNLAAGSYSYSVTAGTQNLGTVTAQVGKDVPLSAPNALKVSPATRQAALTWPRGDDLVVSYRVQRALGSGEFANLTENPQLINRGEVPKFGDTKLDPKQSYRYRVTALDVFGRESAPSNVVTLEARLAFPISAPLITTVKNNQNQVELSWDKVTDAGIKEITVLRGDRPGKLAPLTKLPPGATSYTDKSAPPASPRYYALQVSDGSRQSDPSPERVGRAYNETPPSAPKALKAEGSETAIALSWAANTEKDIDGYNVYRAEIGVSGNAPVVLLNGEPIKTPVFKDAIPQGIQSQFKYTVKAVNTSGVEGEASSAVLAELTDKTPPQAPLLIHAQSAAGKVAIIFTLAPTPDLMEYQIYRAAQNETEPVKVATLPPDSLGYLDSKVRGGVQYSYAVVAVDLRGNRSNASNVLSAEPPTQKLSAPAGLRAVLGKDQVSLSWTDSQDALAYYVFRWEGQRRVQIAGPLIKPQYAEAARKGARYSVQAVDAAGTAGPMSAAVDAK; the protein is encoded by the coding sequence GTGAAGAATGTTGACCTCACCCCGCCCAAGGAGAACCCGATGCGAACCCTGTTGACCCTCTCCCTCACGGCCTTGCTGGGCCTCGGTTCGGTGCTGGCCCAACCTGCCAACAAGCTCCTCGTTCTCGGCCTCGGCCAGAAATCAAGCGTGCTGCTGCGGCTGCCGATTTTGCCCGCTGGTCTGCCCGACGCCGGATACGTCGTCAAGCGCTCCGGCACTGGCGGCACGCAAACCTTCACCGTCAAGCCGCTCAACAAGCTCGAAGCGGTGGGCAAATACAAACTCGACCCTGACGACTACGACCTGGCGGTGGGCGCACTGGCCGCACTCAACGACGACAAGCTCAGCGCCGACGAACGGGGGTTTTTGCTGCTCAACTTGCTCAGTACCGTGAGCAACCCCAATCTGGCCCGCGCCCTGGGCCTGATTTTTGAAGATTCCAACTTGGCGGCGGGCAGCTACAGCTACAGCGTCACGGCGGGGACTCAGAACCTCGGGACGGTGACAGCTCAGGTGGGCAAAGACGTGCCCTTGTCTGCGCCCAATGCCCTCAAAGTTTCGCCCGCGACCCGCCAAGCTGCCCTGACTTGGCCGCGCGGCGACGACTTGGTGGTGTCTTACCGCGTTCAGCGTGCGCTGGGCAGCGGCGAATTCGCCAACCTGACTGAGAATCCCCAACTCATCAACCGGGGCGAGGTGCCCAAGTTCGGCGACACCAAACTCGACCCCAAACAAAGCTACCGCTACCGCGTCACAGCCCTGGACGTGTTTGGGCGCGAGAGTGCGCCGAGCAATGTGGTCACGTTGGAAGCCCGCCTCGCCTTCCCGATTTCAGCCCCGCTGATCACCACCGTCAAGAACAACCAAAATCAAGTCGAACTCAGCTGGGACAAGGTAACGGATGCGGGCATCAAAGAAATTACTGTGCTGCGCGGCGACCGTCCCGGCAAGCTCGCGCCGCTGACCAAGCTGCCGCCGGGGGCCACCAGCTACACCGACAAGAGCGCACCGCCTGCCAGCCCGCGCTACTACGCTCTGCAAGTCAGCGACGGCAGCCGCCAGAGCGACCCCAGTCCCGAGCGGGTGGGCCGCGCCTACAACGAAACGCCGCCCAGCGCTCCCAAGGCGCTGAAAGCCGAGGGCAGCGAAACGGCGATTGCCCTGAGTTGGGCGGCCAACACCGAAAAAGACATCGACGGCTACAACGTCTACCGCGCCGAGATCGGCGTGAGCGGCAACGCCCCGGTGGTGCTGCTCAACGGCGAACCCATCAAAACCCCAGTGTTCAAAGACGCCATCCCGCAGGGCATTCAGAGCCAGTTCAAGTACACCGTCAAGGCCGTCAACACCTCCGGCGTGGAGGGAGAAGCGTCCAGCGCAGTGCTGGCAGAGCTGACCGACAAGACCCCGCCCCAAGCGCCGCTGCTGATTCACGCTCAATCGGCGGCGGGCAAGGTGGCGATTATCTTTACGCTTGCGCCCACGCCTGATCTCATGGAATATCAGATTTACCGCGCCGCCCAGAATGAGACCGAGCCGGTCAAAGTGGCGACCCTGCCGCCTGACAGCCTCGGCTACTTGGACAGCAAGGTGCGCGGCGGTGTGCAGTACAGCTACGCGGTGGTGGCTGTGGATTTGCGCGGCAACCGCTCCAACGCCTCCAATGTGTTGTCTGCCGAGCCGCCCACCCAAAAACTCAGCGCTCCGGCGGGCCTCAGGGCGGTGCTGGGCAAAGACCAAGTCAGCTTAAGCTGGACAGACTCCCAAGACGCTCTGGCCTACTACGTGTTCCGCTGGGAGGGGCAACGCCGGGTTCAAATTGCTGGGCCTCTCATCAAGCCGCAGTACGCCGAGGCCGCCCGCAAAGGCGCTCGCTACAGCGTGCAGGCCGTGGACGCGGCGGGCACGGCGGGGCCGATGTCGGCGGCGGTAGACGCCAAGTAA
- a CDS encoding cytochrome P450: MTQHPNEGTCPFPHSSTPSAAPTPPLTRRHDQLSKTGASIELDERGVYRVHSFQAAREILRDEGVRQAGFMSEMASKMGAMKNAPVLFAEGDTHHAMRRDTARYFTPTSVATYQPMIAKLADELVAELSAKGEVNLDDLSLKLAVEVAAQVVGLTSSRLPGMEKRITSFVDGGGDSEPGSAQIRNRSQALSQQLNLGLFYFLDVKPAIEARKKERRDDLISHLLDKNYSDLEIMTECLTYGTAGMVTTREFISAAAWHLLQNADLRSEYLHGTEKERHAILHEILRLEPVVSTLYRRAEQDLEIDGVSVPKGSLLALNVQEANTDEATVGERPLEVCPARSLPRGVQAPVLAFGDGHHRCPGAFLAIRESDVFLRRLLIWNDLRIVTPPSVSYNEVVKGYELRGFRVALGKGAGQAASA; this comes from the coding sequence ATGACCCAGCATCCCAATGAGGGCACCTGCCCTTTTCCCCATTCGTCTACTCCATCTGCCGCCCCCACTCCGCCGCTGACCCGCCGCCACGATCAGCTTTCCAAAACCGGAGCCAGCATTGAGCTGGACGAGCGCGGCGTGTACCGGGTTCACAGCTTTCAGGCCGCCCGCGAGATTTTGCGCGACGAGGGCGTGCGGCAAGCCGGCTTCATGTCCGAGATGGCCAGCAAGATGGGCGCAATGAAAAACGCGCCGGTGCTGTTTGCTGAGGGCGACACCCACCACGCCATGCGCCGCGACACCGCCCGCTATTTCACGCCGACTTCGGTGGCCACTTACCAGCCGATGATCGCCAAGCTGGCCGACGAGTTGGTCGCTGAGCTGAGCGCCAAGGGTGAAGTCAATCTGGATGATCTGAGCCTCAAGCTGGCCGTCGAGGTGGCCGCGCAGGTGGTGGGCCTGACCAGCAGCCGACTGCCCGGCATGGAAAAGCGCATCACTTCGTTTGTGGACGGCGGCGGCGACAGCGAACCCGGTTCGGCGCAGATTCGCAACCGCAGTCAGGCACTGAGCCAGCAGCTCAACTTGGGGCTGTTTTACTTTCTGGACGTCAAACCGGCCATCGAAGCCCGCAAAAAAGAGCGCCGCGACGATCTGATCAGCCACCTGCTCGACAAAAACTACAGCGACCTCGAAATCATGACCGAGTGCTTGACCTACGGCACGGCGGGCATGGTCACGACGCGGGAGTTTATCAGCGCCGCCGCTTGGCACCTGCTGCAAAACGCCGATTTGAGAAGCGAATACCTGCACGGCACCGAAAAGGAGCGTCACGCCATTTTGCACGAGATTTTGCGGCTTGAGCCGGTGGTGTCCACCCTCTACCGCCGCGCAGAGCAGGACTTGGAGATTGACGGCGTCAGCGTGCCCAAAGGCAGTTTGCTGGCGCTCAACGTGCAGGAAGCCAACACCGACGAAGCCACGGTGGGCGAGCGCCCGCTGGAAGTCTGCCCGGCCCGCAGCTTGCCACGCGGCGTTCAGGCCCCGGTGCTGGCGTTTGGCGACGGCCACCACCGCTGTCCCGGCGCGTTTTTGGCGATCCGGGAAAGCGACGTGTTTTTGCGCCGCCTGCTGATCTGGAACGACCTGCGGATCGTCACGCCACCGAGCGTGAGTTACAACGAAGTGGTCAAGGGCTATGAGCTGCGCGGTTTTCGGGTGGCGCTGGGGAAAGGAGCAGGCCAAGCAGCATCTGCTTAA
- a CDS encoding N-acetylglucosamine kinase: MSGPPTLLSLDLGASSSKWALYAGEEYLAEGKAVPLSGHLYTPEARQQMAEGLASIRAEVQGRPAALVAGVTGLQAEYAPMIAELLSRTFGLPPAAVYVTDDLHLAYSAHFAAGSGTLVYAGTGSMAYHRTAREDVIRAGGHGFLIDDAGGAFWQGRQGLKVALRQADEGQPEGRLAAALYGVIGSWHWPDIRAYVYAGGRAAVARLAPAVYAAALDNDPEAQTIENRAGEELARLGRVVTRQVGNDQVAAAGGAFNPLVKRAFVKQLGAQLQLVPSVSPLLGGPALARSLGFFAPSSQGVQP, from the coding sequence GTGAGTGGCCCCCCGACACTGCTCAGCCTTGACCTGGGGGCCAGCAGCAGCAAATGGGCGCTCTACGCAGGCGAAGAGTACTTGGCCGAGGGCAAAGCCGTCCCCCTTTCCGGTCACCTCTACACGCCGGAAGCGCGGCAGCAGATGGCCGAGGGACTGGCGAGTATTCGCGCCGAGGTTCAAGGTCGGCCCGCTGCTCTCGTCGCTGGAGTGACGGGTTTGCAGGCTGAGTACGCCCCAATGATTGCTGAGCTGCTCAGCCGAACGTTTGGCCTGCCGCCTGCCGCCGTTTACGTCACCGATGATCTTCACCTGGCTTACTCGGCGCACTTTGCTGCCGGCTCCGGCACGCTGGTTTATGCTGGAACCGGCAGCATGGCGTACCACCGCACAGCGCGGGAAGACGTCATTCGGGCGGGTGGGCACGGCTTTTTGATTGATGACGCGGGGGGAGCGTTTTGGCAAGGGCGGCAAGGACTTAAGGTGGCGCTACGCCAAGCCGATGAAGGGCAGCCAGAAGGTCGGTTGGCGGCGGCCCTGTACGGGGTCATCGGCAGCTGGCACTGGCCCGACATCCGCGCTTATGTCTACGCGGGAGGCCGCGCCGCCGTCGCCCGCCTCGCGCCCGCCGTGTACGCGGCAGCCTTGGACAATGATCCCGAGGCCCAAACCATTGAGAACCGAGCTGGAGAGGAATTGGCACGGCTGGGCAGGGTCGTCACTAGGCAGGTCGGCAACGATCAGGTCGCGGCGGCGGGTGGGGCCTTCAATCCGCTGGTCAAACGGGCTTTTGTCAAGCAACTCGGCGCTCAACTTCAGCTCGTGCCCAGCGTCTCTCCTCTGTTGGGCGGCCCGGCGCTGGCCCGCTCGCTGGGGTTTTTTGCTCCCTCTTCGCAAGGAGTTCAGCCATGA
- a CDS encoding MarR family winged helix-turn-helix transcriptional regulator, which translates to MLPDSSAPDLAAQPLRFLNAYWTLWQALAQPIDGTLTRLHGLDLRAFIALSYVQGGMTSPGELSTTMSIPKYEVSRTLDRLTKLGAITRRSDPANARRRTLGVTPSGQALWASALATVQAVTQPPLEALGPLEALTFGLEQLAAHAQRCTVEHLTPHPSPTSPEQP; encoded by the coding sequence GTGCTGCCCGACTCCTCTGCTCCCGACCTCGCTGCCCAGCCGCTGCGCTTCCTGAATGCTTACTGGACGCTGTGGCAAGCGCTGGCGCAGCCGATAGACGGCACTTTGACGCGGCTGCACGGCCTCGATTTGCGGGCCTTTATTGCTCTGAGCTATGTACAGGGCGGCATGACCTCGCCCGGCGAATTGTCCACCACCATGAGCATTCCCAAATACGAGGTCAGCCGCACCTTAGACCGCCTCACCAAGCTGGGGGCCATCACCCGCCGCAGCGATCCGGCCAATGCCCGCCGCCGCACCCTCGGCGTCACTCCGTCTGGGCAAGCGCTGTGGGCCTCGGCGCTCGCCACCGTGCAAGCGGTTACGCAGCCGCCACTTGAGGCGTTGGGGCCGCTGGAAGCCCTGACCTTCGGCTTGGAGCAGTTGGCCGCCCACGCCCAGCGCTGCACCGTCGAGCACCTTACTCCTCACCCTTCCCCCACTTCACCGGAGCAACCATGA
- a CDS encoding ATP-binding protein → MPTRLPRSINELSHEFALELSGQLVAGELRPLPLKLPDLRGTPCQAVFEVFSLSAEERLILFLAATTQLNTGLMLQTCAAELELSGSDKTLSAFLCPYVIQQWFGPLDPAVFAASSPLRQMNLLELHPTHFGNGSGSDLLSEIRIAPGALAFMQGGKALSSELSPLLTPLGSWAWLGHSQQAALAELSEVMQLSGPDDLVPVINIYSASPAAALEVAQMYSAPISGMPDSAVSDSGAGGWLLDFGQVERRVQQGKWSVEALLGLLQRDFTYLGATLVIRLEEQGDLNEAASSPLTAQGWSPLAFAQALCGSLQTPLILLSRDPLVFESPRDLYAVAAERPTPEEQVEFWSDALGLGALTQRQSEVAAEFRHLTTQFSLSSQTIATVARDAQRHLQQRGVADSDDLELLAEVWEACKRQGRKAFQGIAEQVPTGADWESLILPPEDLLTLRDIVTQVQHRHEVYRAWGYTSAERGLGITALFSGTSGGGKTYAAEVLATALNLDLYRIDLSSVSSKWIGETEKNLKKVFDAADEGGAILLFDEADSVFGKRGEAQSSNDRYANLTTNYLLQRMESYRGLAILTTNYEGNIDSAFMRRIRFTVRFREPDEALRLQLWQRAFPAGVEVSALDYKALARPKLTGANVKSIALNASFLARARGEAVTTTLIEEAISRELRRQGRLVFSQ, encoded by the coding sequence CGAATTTGCCCTCGAACTCAGCGGTCAATTGGTGGCTGGAGAACTCAGGCCGCTGCCGCTCAAGTTGCCGGATTTGCGCGGTACGCCGTGTCAAGCTGTTTTTGAAGTGTTCAGCTTGAGTGCCGAAGAGCGCCTGATTCTCTTTTTGGCCGCCACCACGCAGCTCAATACCGGACTGATGCTGCAAACCTGCGCGGCGGAACTCGAACTTTCCGGCAGTGACAAAACGCTCAGCGCTTTTTTGTGCCCATACGTGATTCAGCAGTGGTTCGGCCCCCTCGATCCGGCCGTATTTGCGGCGAGTTCCCCCTTACGCCAAATGAACTTGCTGGAATTGCACCCGACCCATTTCGGCAACGGCAGCGGCAGTGACTTGCTGTCTGAAATCAGAATCGCGCCGGGCGCTTTGGCGTTCATGCAGGGCGGCAAGGCGCTGTCCAGTGAGTTGAGCCCGCTGCTGACGCCGCTGGGGAGCTGGGCTTGGCTGGGGCACTCGCAGCAGGCCGCGCTCGCGGAGTTGAGCGAGGTGATGCAGCTCAGCGGCCCCGATGACCTTGTTCCGGTCATCAATATCTACAGCGCTTCACCGGCTGCCGCGCTGGAAGTCGCGCAGATGTACAGCGCCCCAATTTCGGGGATGCCAGATTCGGCGGTTTCAGATTCGGGGGCGGGCGGCTGGCTGCTGGATTTTGGCCAAGTCGAGCGCCGTGTGCAGCAGGGCAAGTGGAGCGTCGAGGCGCTGCTGGGACTGCTGCAACGCGATTTTACGTATCTCGGCGCGACGTTGGTTATACGCTTAGAAGAGCAGGGTGATCTCAATGAAGCGGCCTCCTCGCCGCTCACGGCGCAGGGATGGTCGCCGCTGGCTTTCGCGCAGGCGCTGTGCGGCTCGCTTCAAACGCCGCTGATCCTGCTCTCGCGCGATCCTTTGGTGTTTGAGTCGCCCCGTGACCTCTATGCCGTCGCCGCTGAGCGGCCCACCCCTGAAGAGCAAGTCGAATTTTGGAGCGACGCGCTGGGCCTCGGTGCCCTGACCCAGCGGCAATCGGAGGTGGCTGCCGAATTCCGCCATCTCACCACCCAGTTTTCGCTGAGCAGCCAAACCATCGCCACCGTGGCCCGCGACGCTCAGCGCCACCTGCAGCAGCGTGGCGTGGCCGACTCAGACGACTTGGAGCTGCTCGCTGAAGTGTGGGAGGCCTGCAAGCGTCAAGGCCGCAAGGCTTTTCAGGGCATCGCTGAGCAAGTTCCCACTGGAGCCGATTGGGAAAGCCTCATTTTGCCGCCCGAAGACCTCCTGACCCTGCGCGATATCGTGACGCAGGTGCAGCATCGCCACGAGGTCTACCGCGCTTGGGGTTACACCAGCGCCGAGCGCGGCCTCGGTATCACGGCGCTGTTTAGCGGCACCAGCGGCGGCGGCAAGACCTACGCGGCGGAAGTGCTGGCCACTGCCCTCAACCTCGATTTGTACCGGATCGACCTGTCGAGCGTGAGCAGCAAATGGATTGGCGAAACCGAAAAGAACCTCAAGAAAGTCTTTGACGCCGCTGACGAGGGCGGGGCTATTTTGCTGTTTGACGAAGCCGACAGCGTCTTTGGTAAGCGCGGCGAAGCCCAGAGCAGCAATGACCGCTACGCCAATCTGACCACCAATTACTTGCTCCAGCGCATGGAATCTTACCGGGGCTTAGCAATTCTCACCACCAATTACGAAGGCAACATCGACTCGGCGTTTATGCGCCGGATCCGTTTCACGGTGCGCTTCCGTGAGCCGGATGAAGCGTTGCGCCTGCAACTCTGGCAGCGGGCCTTTCCAGCGGGAGTGGAAGTGTCGGCCCTCGACTACAAAGCCCTGGCCCGTCCCAAGCTGACCGGAGCCAATGTCAAGTCCATTGCCCTGAACGCCAGCTTTCTGGCCCGTGCCCGTGGTGAAGCCGTGACCACCACGCTCATCGAAGAAGCCATCAGCCGTGAGTTGCGCCGTCAAGGGCGGTTGGTGTTCAGTCAGTAA
- the murQ gene encoding N-acetylmuramic acid 6-phosphate etherase, translated as MTPLPDTGLFSSEQQRTEQLSTEQPSQQHAQLDEYSTEQLVAAFSVDQARAAQAVQKAAEQLTRAVDLAYARLQAGSGRLVYVGAGTSGRLGVLDGVELLPTFSWPPERLVTLIAGGERAMFRAAEGAEDDEALAEADMQAAQLSPNDVLIALAASGTTPYVLTCVRAARSAGALSIGVTNNPGSPLARAVDAPIELDTGPEVISGSTRLKAGTAQKIALNTFSSSLMVRLGKVYGNLMVDLMSTNAKLRRRAVRLTQHATGVSESEALSALNASAMHVKTAIVMLKTGLDAQAARERLQAVAGHTKRALTNTQQR; from the coding sequence ATGACGCCGCTTCCCGATACCGGTCTGTTCAGCTCCGAGCAACAGCGCACCGAGCAACTCAGCACCGAACAGCCTAGCCAGCAACACGCCCAGCTCGACGAGTACAGCACCGAGCAACTTGTCGCGGCGTTTAGCGTTGACCAGGCGCGGGCCGCACAGGCGGTGCAAAAAGCCGCTGAGCAGCTCACGCGAGCGGTTGACCTCGCGTATGCCAGATTGCAGGCGGGCAGCGGGCGCTTGGTTTACGTGGGCGCGGGCACTTCGGGACGGCTGGGCGTGCTGGACGGCGTGGAACTGCTGCCGACCTTCTCTTGGCCGCCGGAGCGGTTGGTGACGCTGATCGCGGGCGGCGAGAGGGCCATGTTCAGGGCCGCAGAGGGCGCGGAAGACGACGAGGCGCTGGCCGAAGCGGATATGCAGGCGGCGCAGCTCAGCCCCAATGATGTGCTGATCGCGCTGGCAGCCAGCGGTACCACTCCGTATGTCCTGACCTGCGTGCGGGCGGCCCGCAGTGCCGGAGCGCTCAGCATCGGCGTGACCAACAACCCCGGCAGCCCACTGGCCCGTGCAGTAGACGCCCCGATTGAATTGGACACCGGCCCGGAAGTCATCAGCGGCAGCACCCGCCTCAAAGCCGGAACCGCCCAGAAAATCGCCCTCAATACCTTTTCCAGCAGCTTGATGGTGCGGCTGGGCAAGGTCTACGGCAATTTGATGGTCGATCTGATGTCCACCAACGCCAAGCTGCGCCGCCGCGCCGTGCGCCTCACCCAGCACGCCACCGGCGTGAGCGAGTCTGAAGCTTTGAGCGCCCTGAATGCTTCGGCCATGCACGTCAAAACGGCCATCGTGATGCTCAAAACGGGGCTGGACGCTCAGGCAGCGCGGGAGCGGTTGCAGGCAGTGGCAGGCCACACCAAGCGGGCACTGACCAACACTCAGCAGCGCTGA
- a CDS encoding helix-turn-helix domain-containing protein: MGRRKQWVVQLSDNERQQLTDMTRKGVHSARVVARARLLLLSDRGLLDRDVAERQGVSSATVASIRKKYTEGGLQAALHEKARPKQPPKLNAQRTAILIAEVCSSPDGREKWTMQLLADRLVTLGVVDSISDETVRRTLKKTHSNRGRFKVGVSPR, from the coding sequence ATGGGACGACGGAAACAGTGGGTTGTGCAGCTGAGCGACAATGAGCGGCAGCAACTGACGGACATGACTCGGAAAGGCGTGCACAGTGCGCGGGTCGTGGCCCGCGCACGCCTCCTGCTCCTGAGCGACAGAGGCCTGCTGGATCGGGACGTGGCCGAGCGCCAAGGCGTGAGTTCTGCCACCGTCGCGTCGATCCGCAAGAAGTACACCGAGGGCGGCCTCCAGGCTGCCCTCCACGAGAAAGCACGGCCCAAACAGCCGCCCAAACTGAACGCGCAGCGGACGGCGATCTTGATCGCCGAAGTGTGCTCGAGTCCCGACGGCCGGGAGAAATGGACGATGCAACTGCTGGCCGATCGTCTGGTGACCCTGGGTGTGGTGGACAGCATCAGTGACGAGACCGTACGGAGAACACTGAAAAAAACGCACTCAAACCGTGGCAGGTTCAAAGTTGGTGTGTCGCCCAGGTAG